Genomic window (Bacteroides sp. AN502(2024)):
CACGGATTCGGATAAAGAACCGCTTCCCGACACCGGTGAAGATGATAATCCGGGAGGTTCCGCCGGTGAGGAAGCTCCGGACCCGACAACTTAATCCGTCAATTACGGATGGGGTCTTGAGTTCATGAGGTATCAGTAGTATTTATTCTCTAATTTGATTTTATATGAAAAAGCAACTTTGGAAAAACATTCTCCATTTTATCGTGACCATCGCGACTTCGATCATTTCCGCTATCGGGGCAACCTCCTGTATGGGACATTAATCTCCTGCTGACCGATATGGAAAATTCAGAAAAAAGCTATCTCCCGCGTGAGATTAAATTGTTGGTGATTCATTGCAGCGCAACGCGCTGCAATGTTCCCTTCACTGTAGAGCAGCTTCGACAATGTCATCTGCAACGAGGCTTCAAGGATATTGGGTATCATTTTTACATCACCCGCAACGGGGAGCTGCATCATTGCCGATCCGTATCGGAACCCGGTGCGCATGTGCGAGGTTTCAACCGGCATAGCATTGGGATTTGTTATGAAGGCGGATTGGATGAAAAAGGCAGTCCGGCAGACACCAGGACACAGGCACAGCGCTTCGCCCTGATCGACCTGTTGACGATTCTCAGGCATCAGTATCCCGATGCGCAAATCCTGGGGCACTATCAGCTCAGCGCTTCGATTCATAAGGCTTGTCCCTGTTTTGACAGTCGCAAGGAGTATATGAATATATAAAAAAAGAACTACGGGAGTCAACGAAAGTGCAGACTTCCGTAGTTCTTTTTTATGTTTATATCATTTCATATCATCTATAGCTCTCCCGGCTTTCCCAAGTAGTAGGTTATCAACCGCACTTCCCTCACGGAAAACGCCTTGGTCTTCGGATGAAAGTCCGTGGACAGTATCTCATCCATCAACGGCTTGCACCTCCGCATCCACCTCCGGAGCTTATTGACCGAAGCGCGGATTGTCAAATCCGGGAAATACATCTGCGCCAACTCCTGTTTATTATAACATTTCACTACAAATTCTGATTGTTCCATCATTTCTTCATTACTGTTTTATACGCTATAAAGTTACAAATATTTCAACAGATAAACAAAGAAATCGGCTATTATTTTATGGTTGATACGCTCCGTCCTTGGCCTCGAATATCACCGAAGGCTCAATCACTTCTACTGTATGCCATGCACCTTGGGGGATTTGACAGCCATATCGGGCTTCCGCAGGATTAAGACGAATGCGTTCCACTTCTCGATAAGATACCTTACGAGATACATCCTGCACATCCATACCCCGTGGAAGTCCGGGTGTACTATTCTCATACAAAATAACTTCTTCGTAAATAACTTCATCCAACTTGCCACACAGACAGATTACAGTTTCTGTGGTATCTTCATGCCGATGGATAGGCACTTTAGTTCCCGGAATCAATGCATTGAGCATACGTTGACTGGTATCAGCGGATGAAGTGCGCAGGTCGAAATTCTGACGCAAACGTGGATTCTCCTTAGCTTGTTTAAATAGCTTGCCTAATAAATCTTTATCAAATTCCATAATCGTTATTGTTTCAATGATGCGAGATACGCTATTAGATTCAGAATATTATCCACCATATTGACCAATGCAATATGCCGAGCTGATAGAATGCCATTACATCAGCTGCAATTTTAAACATATTTCATGTCTAATTTCTAATCTTGCGACTTGGCTTTGTTTTTTAGGCATTTCTTCACTTTTTGAATGCGACACTCACATTTTATTTTCAGAGCTTTCACTATTATACGAGAAATTATTATATACCCTACCAATAGAATAAGAGGAAAGAGTAGCACTATTAGGCTCATAACAATAAACGGAAGTTCAAATTCCGGAAAACACTTATAAGTCCAATCTAAAAATGAAACTCCAACAGCCAATAGTATGATGAATATAATAAGTTTTATATTTGCCCATGTATTTCTACTGTATTCCTTACAATCCCCTTGGGTAAAATTATACACAGATATCAACAGTTCTAAAAATAAAAATACCTGAGAACTAACGAGAATATAAGTTTTAATGATTGTATCATACTGGCAGCCCAATATTCCTATGCAAAATAAACACAAAAATCCATACAATCCGGCATACAGACCGGTAAAGCCACATCCTTCTAAATTGAGTTGATTTTCATCAGTCAGATATTTTAAACGGCGATAAGCCTTATCCAAATAGGCACTTTTTAAAATACATTCCTCATTCTCACTTTTTAGACTCTCTTTTATAGTTTCATTGGCACGTTCCAATATCGCTTGTACCGATGTTCTTAAATCCATCTGATATTTGCGATATATTTTAGTCAGTGCGTGTTTATCATCAAGATAGTATAGTCCAAAATCAAAAGCGATTATAAATTGTATGAATGCAAGTAGATTGACACATTCTATTTCCGACATTTCTATTCAAGTTTTTTAGCTCTCCATTCTTCTCCATTATGCTTTAATACATACTCTGCAACGTACTTTATTAAATCAATCGGATGGAAAGAATAACGCAATTTTCCTTTTCGATAGGTGACTGACAGCATAAGTTCTCTTTCATTGCCATAAAACCCAATAGCCTCATTATATTTGGTCTTTAAGTTTTCTTGGTTCTCTACCAAGAAGATACTATTAGTTATCTTTTTCAAAAAGTCAATCAACTTCTCGATAGAGATTCCTACCGGAACATTAAATAAGGTATGACGCAACTTATAATCAAACTTCAACTCTTTGTTTTTAGATTTATAATATTCCCGATCAACAGCAATTACCGCAAGTTTTCCTTGTTCAATCGACTTTATTGCATCGACTTCTATACATAATAATTTATCGCCATTAGAAATGTCCTCCGGTGACATGGATGAGCCTTCAACAGTAAATATTCTGGGTTCTTCAGGATGTCTATACCCGGAGATGTCCAACATTGAGTTTTCACACGGAACCCTATCTGGTAACAACTCAAGACCTTTCAATGGAGTTACACTCAACGTCGGATCTCCAGCCGCCACACGAATAGTACCATCGGCATCCATACCGTTGGTACGCACTTCTTCTCCAAAGACAAAGTGATAAAGATTGGACACTAATTGTTTCATATTCAATATATTAATTAGAAAATTGCGTCTAAGCGCACATTTGTAATGTACAAAGTTAGTGTTTTTCTCATAACTCACAAGTTTATAGGGATTAAACATCAATAATTCCATCACATAATTATTTCAGCAACTCTCAAATGGTCCAAAAGTACTTCGGTCAATGTGTTCCACAATTTTTGAACAGTTTCCAAATATTTCATAAGTAAAATATTAATAGCGCCTTAACACCACTTGAAACGCCTCTGCATAACGGCATCCCCACTGACTGCCCCGCATTGCAGCCAAACCTGAAATATATTCATTGCTGCGGGGATGAGGATATGGACGCATTACGCCACGGTACATAGCCAATGCCCTGCATTTGGCATCCACGCCTTCCTTGCCCACCTCAACATAACAGTTAGGACGGAACAAATTCATGGCGTCATTGATTGCCCATTCACTGCATGAAGGAACTTCCATATACCAGAACTCCTTCACAGGCTTCACACTTGGCTGGCGCTGGAACAAGCGAATTGCCTCCTGACAGGCCATTGATGTCTGAAGATGGTCGTTATTTGTATCTGCAGGATGATGAGTGATAATAATATCAGGCTCACTTTCTCTTATGGCACTTTCTATGAACTGCACCAGTTTCAGGTGAGGTACTGTGTTCATCTCGATATTCGGGAATGTCGCCTCATACTTTTTCTTCACACCAAGGAAAGAAACGGCAGTATCCGTATCACCCTCCAATTCCTCATCAGAAGGACGGAATGCACGAGCTTTGGCCTCCGTACACATGATTGCCACATCAACCTCATCACCTTCATGTGTCCATTTCCACATAGATGCACCTGCTCCGAGGACTTCATCATCGGGATGTGCTACTACTAATAAGTATTTCATTTTTTATACGATATAATTATAAAAGAATTACAGATTGAAGCTATAGCCTTTATTTATAGCTTTCGCTACGAGTTGCAGTATTATTTTTCCAGTTTTCGTCATCCAATAAAATGGAGACAGATTCATATCTTATAATTCTCCAATACGTCCATAGGTTTCCAACCTAACTCACGCTTTGCCTTCTCGTTACTGAACAAGTCGGATGTAACGATATTATTCAGACGTTTAGAGTTGATTGGGAAAAACGACAGTTTATCACCTATTAGAGCCAAACATTTTGCCATCCAGTATGGTATGCTTATAGGCACACGCTTGCCTAACTGCCTAGCAATTGTCTTCTCCAGTTCCCGAAACGAAGGGTAATGATCGTCACACACATTGTACGTACCACCCTTTTCAACCAACAACGGAACAAGGTATGCAATATCATCCACCATGAGCATGCTCTTTTTTGCTTTACCACCAGCAATACTCAGATATATACCTGTACGGATACCGTTAACCATAGCACCCAGATTACCTGGGGCTCCCTTACCTGCCAAAAGCGAAGGACGCAGAATACCCAACTTAATGCCCTTCTTCTTACACCACGTGGTTAGGTATTCCTCTGCCTTAATCTTACTATCCGCATACGGACTGTCACCACTCAACGGGCGGCTATCCTCTGTGTCCATCTTTCCAGGCTCATCACCATATACATTCATACTTGAGATAAATACGAATGCTTTGGGCAGACCGACCTTCTCCAATGCATCACACAGATGGATGGTACCGGTCAGATTCACGTCATAGAATGACTTACGCTCAGCCTCAGTCTTGGGATAGATATGCGCCTTGCCTGCAGCATGCAATACTACATCATAACGTTCAGGTAATACAGGTGTATCTGTCACAAAATTTGCCTTAATCATATCCGCATCCATAATGCCGATTGTCGTCACCTCATACGTCTTGTCAAGTATAGGCTTAATATTTCGTCCGAGAAATCCTGTTCCTCCGGTAAACAACAGTTTCTCCATTACTTGAATTTATCAAAATTCTTAATCACTTCATCCCAAGGACCCCTGTCTTCCTTGTCATAGATATACACACACTTTGCATCCTTGAAATCTCGTAACCATTCTGCCAAAGAACACATACCACCCTCCACTCGCTTGCCGTAGTCAATCACCTCACTCATACTGGTGAACGGCTCAAACTCCTTACGGTCAGCCGAGTCAATGTAGCCGTTTTCCATACCCTTAATCCACAGGTATGGCAGAGGCATGCCGGCAAACTTGCAAGTGGGATTCCATGCAGAGGCACGGAAGTTGGTCTCCATAAAGTAGTAGGTGCCGTCCTTGTCAATCAGGAACTCCACCTCAAACACGCCCTCGAAACCAATCTCCTCGAACATGGCCTGTAGCTTCTTTTCCATCTCCTTGTTCTCAAACATCTTCACATCGTGATAAGGACTGTAGTAACCCTGAATAAGGTACTTCCACTTCATTTCAGTCACAATCTGCATCTCCTTACCCTTGTTGATAGTATAACCCTCCAGCGCCATTTCGTTCTCTTTATCTACGAAATGCTGAATCATAATCAGCGGACTCTCAATCTTCTGGATAGCTTCCTTCAGTTCCTGCTCGTTCTGACAGATGTAAACATCAAACTTCCAGCTTCCAGAGTTAGGCGAAATGTCCTTCGTGATGATCGGGTACCACAGATTCTCAGGCAGTTCGTCATCCTTGCTGATCACATACGAGTCCAGCACATTGAAACCATGACGCTTGGCACACTGCTGAATCTCGTACTTGTCCATGAACTCGTTGATTCTGCCTGTCTTGCCTGCATTGTAAGTGATGAACTTATCTTTCCACTCGTCATAGTGCTCATCGAAGTAGCCCACCGACTTATCGTCCGAAAACACAATATATGGCTTCTTGCCTGTCTCCTCAGACAGATTGCCATATACCGCCATCAGCAACTTGAAACCATCCTCCACCGAATCGACGCGATGCAGTTCCGAGATATACTTACTCTTCGTAGCCACCTCATATCGTCTCTTCACCGAAATATACACAGGGTTAATGCCATTCTCGCCCAAAGCACGAATCATGTTCAGTGGATTGTAATGCTCCAGTGCAAACACAATGCACAAGTGTCCGTTATACTGATTGTTCATATCTTTAAAATTATATATTGTTCAAAAAATGTTTCTCGTTGCAAAGTTTAATCCTCTTTATACACACCCTTGCCCGTTAGCACCGGTGCAAAGATGGCAAAGAACGTATGGATATCCTTGCCCAAGCTAATGTTCTCGGCATACTCCGCATCCATCGTGAACTGCAAATCTCTGTCAGCCGAAGCTCTGTACTCAATATCCACTGTGCAGAACATACCTGCCTTCACATCATAACGCTTGCAGTACTGAGCATTCTCCTTATATGGTTCAAACTCCCAATCCAAAATAGGACGAGGTCCAATAATCGCCATCGTTCCATTGATGATGTTAAACATCTGAGGCAACTCATCCAGCGAAGTTCTGCGCAAGAAAGCACCCACCTTCGTGATACGGCTATCGCTCGCACTCGTTGCAATACCTCCCATCTCGTAAGCATGGTTACACATCGTGCGGAACTTAAACACAGTAATAAGTTTCATCCCCTTTCCGAGCCTCACCTGTTTAAAGAAAACCGGCCCCTTCGAGTCAAACTTAATGCAGATAGCAATAATACACATAGGTATGCAGAACACTATCAAACCACATACCGCCAGAGAGGCATCAATCACTTGCTTAAAGAAATATTTATACATATAACGGATCTTAATAATCTATAACTTATTATACTACTCAATGTCCTTCTCCAGTATCATCAATGCGTTATTGGTATCGGCAGGATGATGTGTAATCATTACGTCCGGCTCACTGTCTTTTATTGTAGATTCTATAAATTGCACAAGTTTAAAAGATGTGGAACCGTATTCATTTCGATATTAGGGAATGTCGCCTCATATTTTCTGCTGACACCAAGAAACTTTGAAGAAGCATTTAAATCCTCATCAAGCTCAATATCTTCAGGACGAAAAGCGCGAGCTTTCGCTTCGGTACACATTATGGCAACATCAACGGTTTCTCTTGAATGCGTCCATTTATATATCGAAGCATCTGCTCCGAGAACTTCATCATCAGGATGCGCCACTACTAAAAATTTCATTATGTTAGCTTAATAACGTTGTGAAATAGTTGTTATTTAATCATCTACAACTACTTTCCCACTGTTTTTATCTATTGTTAATTTAGAGTAATTCGTCCAATCAAGATAATCCCATTTATCAATCTTGCCGGTTTCTTTATTCGGAATTGTCTGTGGACGTCCATAATTATAGGACATCATTGTCATTTTATCTTTGTCGGTATATGCAATCTCGAATTCCGCATCATATCCAGGTAATGCCGGACACCCTCCCATGAACATTCTCAACATTAGCATTTTTGCGAACGACTCTTCTGTTTGATAAGGCATTTCACCATTCTCTTTATCAATAATTTTTCGCACAACTAATTTGTCTGTGAATTCTTGTTTCGACTTCTCAATAAAAGTTTTGCGTAGCGAATAAATATCACTGTCGGTGAGAGTCCATGGTAGAATATTGTCAGTGAAATGGTATTCCAACTCGTTTAGACGTTTTTGACAAAAATGAGATGACTTTCTTTTGCCGTAACATTCAATACTATACCGCTTGGCTGCAAGTCTCAAAGCTGAGATAGAATAAGTTTTTGAATTTCGTAATAGGTCAACCTTTTTAGAAAATTCGTCTTCAAAGAATAGGGGACGATTATCTGTAAACCAATTGAATATATATTCTGAATCCTGTTTGGTAAATGAGAAAGAATAGATTGTTGTTTTGAAAGATTGATCCTTTTGCATTTTGATTGAGAATCCTTTCTGCTCGCCAGGGCGTTTAAAAGGTTGTAATCCTATCGGTTTGACACGATGAGTCAAACTTAAATCCGGAATATTTAATTCTGCAGCAAAAGGATATGAGTAAATATAGGCAATGTATTCTTGCTCTTCCGTTTTAGGGTGATAGTTGTGTCCATCGAAATCGCACATCGCAAAAAACATGGCAACATCCAAATCTGTTGTAAGGTCCAATATTTCGGTATCAATCAGATAATGTTGAGCTAACCCAAGATAATCGACTTCGATATTGTGAAGATTAAAAAATTCTACGGCTGGATATTGGGAGATCAACAACTCAAACTCCACAAGTTTTAACCGTTCAAGGAATATTTCGTCTTGGGTCTTGTCACCACGATATAATGTTGGGTAGCATTGCGGATAAAACTTACGTTGACCACGAAAAAGAAAAACGTAATCCATAGCTACAGGCCAGAGACTGAATTTGCCATAATTATTCAGTATCACTTCAAATTTTCCAGGTGTGAGAAGAAATTTGGAATCGTTCCTTTCCCATTCCAGCAATCTTGACAACTGATATTCAAATATAGCATTTTTCAAAATTCCGGGATTTGGAAAATGCTGCTCTGGTGGCATAAAATCCCAAGGTGTCAATGGTAAGTCCATTAATTGATTATCCATTATTTAAAAGAATATCCTCCGTTGATTTCAATCAAACTGCCATTTACGAATGAATTGTCAATGCAGAAACGATATGCATCAACAATCTCGTCCACTGATGCAAATCTGTGGATAGCGGTTTTTCGATATATGTTCTGCTTAATTTCTTCCGGCTTTTGTTTCTGCCATGGAGTTTCCACAAATCCTGGAACTATAACATTGACGGTTGTTCCTGTACCTTCAAACTCTTTCACAAGATTTTTTGCAAGTGCATGTATAGCTGCTTTGGTGACACCATAAGCAAGAACCGTGGCATGAGGCATAAGTCCCATTAGTGATCCTGTGAATAGGATTCTACTTCTATTCGGAATTATAGGAAAAAATTCGCGAACCATGATGTAGTGGGAGTTAACAGCGACTTCCATCATTTTATCCCAGTCATCATCGCGTGTTTCTGTAAAACTTTTGCGTATTGTTATACCGGCATTGCACACCAAACAGTCACAATGACACGTTCTTGATTTTACATAGTTTATGAATCGATATACTTCTTCGCGTGAAGTGTGGTCAGTTTCTATAGCTTCAAAGTTCTGCAAGTCTTCATTTTGGCAAACTCCGACATAAGTGGCAAATACGTGATAACCTTTGCCAATAAGCATTTTTGCAACACCAAGGCCGATACCTGATGTGCCGCCTGTTACAACAGCGTATTTCATAATTCCATAAAGTTTTTACGTTCGGTAAATCTTCTCATTACGTCTGCCATGGCAATTGATTCCCTGCGTCTCAGACGAGTTGTTGAAAAGCGCTTATTGAGTATGCAAGATATAAATTCCTGTATCTCATATCTCAATCCTGCACCATCCCACTGATAGAAAAACTTTTTATTTCTGTTTTGGTCCTCGTAACGTAGTTCAAAATAATCAGTTTTCCACCATGGCGCAGGCACATAGGCATATCCCTTAGTGCCGGATATAACAAGATTGCCTTCCGTTTTTACGCCCAAGCCGACCTTGAATGAACATACGGCATGAGAATAGCGGAATACTCCCTTTGTGTACATATCCACACCGTCTTTCATACGTGAGTAGATGTTCAGATTTTTAAAGTCAGTACCTAAAAGTTTGAATATAGGCAACAATGGATAGCTACCAAGCTCATACATAGAGCCTCCGGCCTGAGCCGGGTCAAACTCTCTTAGGGTCATGTCGTCATCCCACAATTTTGACAACGATGCTTCAACATCCACCACATCACCGATAACGCCACTCTTAATCATTACCATAAGATGATTGAAAGCTGGACAGTGGGCGGTCTTATTTGCCTCCATAAGAATCAGACCTTTGGACTCAGACAATGAAAACAATTCCTTTGCCTCACTCTCTTTAAGCACCATCGGTGTTTCACAAAGCACATGTTTTCCGCGTTCTAAGGATTCCTTAATGAGCGAATAGTGCGAAAGGTGTGGTGTCGCGATGTAGACTGCATCAACAGAGCTGTATAATTCATCTAAACTTTGACTGAAGAAAGGCATATTGTGCCGAACCGAAAATTCTGCATTTCGTTTTATATCTGTATCGTATGCGGTGCGAATTACAATGCCATTTACAACAGATGCTTCATAGGGGAAGCGATTGGCAACACGTCCACAACCTATTATCCCGACATTTACATCTATGGTTGACTTTGCACGAAGCTGCGTCGAACTTATCCCTTGCGTTCGTGGTAAGTAAACTACTTTGCAATACTCATTGAGGTAGTCAAACTTACCTTCCCAGTCGCTACCGATAGCAAATATATCGACATTATACCTTTGTATATCATCGATTTTTTGCCCGATGTAATCTTCTATAATTACCGCATCAGCATAACCTGTAGCTTTAACAGCCTCAACTCTTTCGAGAACATTGTTTCGAACATTTAGCTTGCCTCTAGCACGGTCATAACTATCGCTCGTCACGCCGACAATAAGATAGTCACCCAATTCCTTAGCTCGTCGCAAAAGATTGAGATGTCCTTGATGAAGTAAATCGTATGTACCGTATGTAATAACTTTTTTCATTATACTTCTTTCCCAAATAGTTTTTCAATACATATATTAGTGGCATTACCACCAATCCCGGTATATTTCATTTTGAACTTTCTACTATTTAAGGATTCTTTAGAATAATCCATATTCAGTAGATGATTTATCACCTGGTCTTCAGACCTCATTACCCCTGAGGGCATCTCTTTCTCAAAATCTAAATTAACACCTCTAGTATTGCAATAGTGTTCATAATCATATGCAAAGCATATGATAGGCCGTTCAAGTATTGAATAATCTGCGATACAAGCAGAATAATCAGAAATTAATATATCACTAATCTTGAACAATTTATTTATAGATGGATATTCTGAAACATCACGAACAAAATCATTAAACTGTATGCCTAACAATCTATTTGTGTAAGCATGTATCCTAATAAGTAGGATATATCTGTCACTTAGAGTGTTCTCCCACTTCTTAATATCGATAGGAGGTGCAATGGCATAAGAATTACCTCCATCGTCACTGTCACGCCACGTTGGAGCGTATAGAATGATTTGTTTATCATTTGTTACACCAAGTTCTTTTTTGATGTCATCTACTTCATCAGCCGAAATATTGTACAATTCATCGTTACGTGGTAAACCAGATGGAACTAAATGATTTTCACGTACATTGAATGAGTTCATTAAAACGTTCTTTTGGTAGTCACTTTCATAACACATGAAATCAACATGACTAAAATCATCATTTCCACGAGCATCAACCGTATCAATACTTTTCAATGCCACCCCATGCCAAGTATTAAGATAAGTACATTCTTTCTTTTTGTACTTCAGACCTCTTTCGATATTTACACAAGTTATCCAATATCGAGCTTTAAGAGTATATTTAAAGTAGCTTAGAGTATCAGTTTTTATAACCTTAGCCGACCCTGGGATGATAGTGTTAATCGGGTCATCAACAGCCCATACAAATGTATAATCTTTGAATCTGTCTTGCTGAATCAATTTCTCATATATAGCTCTCGGACTATCGTTATATCTTCTTGAGTGTCCCGAAAATACAATTAACATAGGATTTATAGGAATGAATACCCCCCATATTTTAAACACATTGCTCATAACAACCTTATAGCATTGATAAGCAATTTTATTATGCTTGAGAATATAATCAATTCTCGCACGTATTCCACTTATTTTTTTCTCTGCCATTTTATTGTAATATCTTGTTTATTGCATTTATCACAATGTCCAAATTAGACTTACGACTTAAATATTTATTTGCAAACTTTTTACTATTAATTCCCCAATTGTAGATTTCATTTCTATCCATTTGGGCTATACGTTTAAACGCATTAGCCAAAGAATTAACATCATCCGGTTCTACAACTATACCACATTTTGCCTCATGTATGTACCGAGAAGATGCACTCGGAGAATCGATACTCGCCAAGATCGCCTTTCCTGAAAGCATATACGACGTAATTTTGGATGGGAGACATAATCCTGCATACCCTTTAGGCAATGCAACTAGCAAGACATCAGCTTCCGCCTGTACATTGGGAACCTGTGATCGAGGAACAGAAGAGAATGTAACATTGTCAAGTCCTAATTCTTTTGTAAGTATCTGACAATGTTTTTTATTTGTTCCACTTCCATAAATCCTTAACTCTGCATTTTGTAGATCTGCATTGGCAAATGCTGATATCATTAGTTCTACATTGGCATGTGCATTGACACTACCAACAAATTGAAAAATTATTTTATCATTATTTAGATGAGCGATATTGTTGACATAAACATCATCATTCTGCCAATTATTAACAATTAAATAATGGTCTTTGGGAATATTCCTTGTGTTTGACAGATAGTTTGCCATTTCTTCAGAAATGGTACGAACCAAATATGATTTTTTCTGGTAGAACTTATCCATATTCATTAGGATATGTGATAATGCCCTTTTGAAAATATTTTTTGTAGAAATGCCCAAAACGCTCTCCGGATAAATATCTTGAATTGGAACAATATATGGGATGCCATATTTTACCGCTGATTTAGCAACTAAATAGCATCCAAATAGTTGCCAACTTGCATTATATATGAAATCTATATAATTTCTGTGTCGTTTTATATAAGAGGCACATACTTTCCCAAAGCTTATGCTCTCACGTAGCCGCCCTAACATTTTTGATTGAGGATAAATATAGGATTTAAGTGTTATGCATGTAAAAGGAAGATCATCTGGTAACAATGGCTCTGGATAGCGCACTCCGATTGGACGAGAAGGCATCGGACGAAGAACAGTAACGTCATAGTCGTTGCTTAAAGCACAGGCTAAATCATAATTAAGATAAGCCGATGTTAATGGCTCAGGAGGGAATACTCCCGAAATAATAATTATTTTCTTTCTCATCGCTGTATAATCCTTTTTAGCGCTTCAATATCAATATTATCTTGAAACAGATGAATGTTTTTACGTAATACACAATCCGTTCTTGACCACCACTGAATATGTTCCAATTCTTCAATAACATCCCTATCAAACCTATAGCGAATAATTCGTGCTGGAACACCTCCAACTATCGCGAATGGTGGAACATCTTTAGTAACTACTGCTCCGGCACCAATAATAGCTCCATTTCCTATTTTTACGCCTCCAAGGATTAAGGAGCGGCAACCAATCCAAACATCATTCCCAATCTTAACTCTGTGAAAAGGATATACCGTTGTTTTATTAGCCCAGCTATGCCCTGTACCATTTTTCTTCTCCGTAAAAATAGGAGATGTCGAAAGCTTGTTAAGAGTGTGTGTACCCATACCAATATGACATTCATTTGCTACAGAACAAAAGTTACCAATACTTACATGGACAAGTGTTGTGTGATTCCCAATATATGTGTATTTGCCAATTTTAGAATTAACAATCTTTGCATGCGCATATACTTTGGCCTCCTTACATATGTCGGAAACATCATCTACAAATGACATAACCGAAACAGCAGGGTTGAATAGATTTTTAATTAACCCTTTAAGATATTGAATCATATATTACTTTTTTGAAAGTCTCAAGTTGAAAATGTGGAGTCCAATAATTATCTATCTCGGACATACAGTCTTTTCTTACCTGATGACGAATATTCTTCTTTCCTTCAATCCACCTTATAATACAATTCGACAACGACGTAATATCATTATAATCAAAAAAACTTCCGGTAATTCCTTGTTTAATCGACTCAAATTCAGGCATTTGATATGAAAAATTATTGTGAGTTATAACCGGACATCCAAACACCATGGCATGTATTGC
Coding sequences:
- a CDS encoding FRG domain-containing protein, whose translation is MDNQLMDLPLTPWDFMPPEQHFPNPGILKNAIFEYQLSRLLEWERNDSKFLLTPGKFEVILNNYGKFSLWPVAMDYVFLFRGQRKFYPQCYPTLYRGDKTQDEIFLERLKLVEFELLISQYPAVEFFNLHNIEVDYLGLAQHYLIDTEILDLTTDLDVAMFFAMCDFDGHNYHPKTEEQEYIAYIYSYPFAAELNIPDLSLTHRVKPIGLQPFKRPGEQKGFSIKMQKDQSFKTTIYSFSFTKQDSEYIFNWFTDNRPLFFEDEFSKKVDLLRNSKTYSISALRLAAKRYSIECYGKRKSSHFCQKRLNELEYHFTDNILPWTLTDSDIYSLRKTFIEKSKQEFTDKLVVRKIIDKENGEMPYQTEESFAKMLMLRMFMGGCPALPGYDAEFEIAYTDKDKMTMMSYNYGRPQTIPNKETGKIDKWDYLDWTNYSKLTIDKNSGKVVVDD
- a CDS encoding SDR family NAD(P)-dependent oxidoreductase codes for the protein MKYAVVTGGTSGIGLGVAKMLIGKGYHVFATYVGVCQNEDLQNFEAIETDHTSREEVYRFINYVKSRTCHCDCLVCNAGITIRKSFTETRDDDWDKMMEVAVNSHYIMVREFFPIIPNRSRILFTGSLMGLMPHATVLAYGVTKAAIHALAKNLVKEFEGTGTTVNVIVPGFVETPWQKQKPEEIKQNIYRKTAIHRFASVDEIVDAYRFCIDNSFVNGSLIEINGGYSFK
- a CDS encoding Gfo/Idh/MocA family oxidoreductase, whose protein sequence is MKKVITYGTYDLLHQGHLNLLRRAKELGDYLIVGVTSDSYDRARGKLNVRNNVLERVEAVKATGYADAVIIEDYIGQKIDDIQRYNVDIFAIGSDWEGKFDYLNEYCKVVYLPRTQGISSTQLRAKSTIDVNVGIIGCGRVANRFPYEASVVNGIVIRTAYDTDIKRNAEFSVRHNMPFFSQSLDELYSSVDAVYIATPHLSHYSLIKESLERGKHVLCETPMVLKESEAKELFSLSESKGLILMEANKTAHCPAFNHLMVMIKSGVIGDVVDVEASLSKLWDDDMTLREFDPAQAGGSMYELGSYPLLPIFKLLGTDFKNLNIYSRMKDGVDMYTKGVFRYSHAVCSFKVGLGVKTEGNLVISGTKGYAYVPAPWWKTDYFELRYEDQNRNKKFFYQWDGAGLRYEIQEFISCILNKRFSTTRLRRRESIAMADVMRRFTERKNFMEL
- a CDS encoding CDP-glycerol glycerophosphotransferase family protein yields the protein MAEKKISGIRARIDYILKHNKIAYQCYKVVMSNVFKIWGVFIPINPMLIVFSGHSRRYNDSPRAIYEKLIQQDRFKDYTFVWAVDDPINTIIPGSAKVIKTDTLSYFKYTLKARYWITCVNIERGLKYKKKECTYLNTWHGVALKSIDTVDARGNDDFSHVDFMCYESDYQKNVLMNSFNVRENHLVPSGLPRNDELYNISADEVDDIKKELGVTNDKQIILYAPTWRDSDDGGNSYAIAPPIDIKKWENTLSDRYILLIRIHAYTNRLLGIQFNDFVRDVSEYPSINKLFKISDILISDYSACIADYSILERPIICFAYDYEHYCNTRGVNLDFEKEMPSGVMRSEDQVINHLLNMDYSKESLNSRKFKMKYTGIGGNATNICIEKLFGKEV
- a CDS encoding glycosyltransferase family 4 protein, with protein sequence MRKKIIIISGVFPPEPLTSAYLNYDLACALSNDYDVTVLRPMPSRPIGVRYPEPLLPDDLPFTCITLKSYIYPQSKMLGRLRESISFGKVCASYIKRHRNYIDFIYNASWQLFGCYLVAKSAVKYGIPYIVPIQDIYPESVLGISTKNIFKRALSHILMNMDKFYQKKSYLVRTISEEMANYLSNTRNIPKDHYLIVNNWQNDDVYVNNIAHLNNDKIIFQFVGSVNAHANVELMISAFANADLQNAELRIYGSGTNKKHCQILTKELGLDNVTFSSVPRSQVPNVQAEADVLLVALPKGYAGLCLPSKITSYMLSGKAILASIDSPSASSRYIHEAKCGIVVEPDDVNSLANAFKRIAQMDRNEIYNWGINSKKFANKYLSRKSNLDIVINAINKILQ